A DNA window from Dunckerocampus dactyliophorus isolate RoL2022-P2 chromosome 17, RoL_Ddac_1.1, whole genome shotgun sequence contains the following coding sequences:
- the hnrpkl gene encoding heterogeneous nuclear ribonucleoprotein K, like isoform X4, with product MEVQLEQPDEDLTFSNTDANGKRPAEDMDEEHAFKRSRNADEMLELRVLLQSKNAGAVIGKGGKNIKALRTDYNASVSVPDSSGPERILSVNANIDTIGEILLKIIPTLEEYQHYSGIDFDCELRLLIHQSLAGGIIGVKGTKIKELRENTQTTIKLFQECCPHSTDRVVLVGGKPERVIECIKVILELVSEATIKGRAQPYDPNFYDETYDYGGFTVMFEERGRRPMAGFPIRVRGGFERMPPVRSSRPPPPSRRDYDDLSPRRGPPPPLSRGRVGSRARNLPLPPPPPRGGGDRFSHGSYHDDRPSDRRSRGGDRYDSMSGGGYGGRGSYSDIGGPVITTQVTIPKDLAGSIIGKGGQRIKQIRHESGASIKIDEPLEGSEDRIITIIGTQDQIQNAQYLLQNSVKQYSGRFF from the exons GTAAGCGGCCAGCTGAGGACATGGACGAGGAGCACGCCTTCAAACGCTCTCGCAACGCAGACGAGATGTTGGAACTGCGTGTGCTGCTCCAGAGCAAA AATGCCGGCGCCGTTATCGGAAAGGGCGGCAAGAACATAAAGGCCCTGCGCACCGAC TACAATGCCAGTGTATCAGTCCCAGACAGCAGTGGCCCAGAGCG GATCCTGAGTGTGAACGCCAACATTGACACCATTGGAGAGATTCTACTGAAGATTATACCGACTTTAGAGGAG TACCAGCATTACAGCGGCATCGACTTTGACTGTGAGCTCCGCCTGCTGATCCATCAGAGCTTGGCCGGCGGCATCATCGGCGTGAAAGGTACCAAGATTAAGGAGCTGCGCGAG AATACGCAGACCACCATCAAGCTGTTCCAGGAGTGCTGTCCACACTCAACTGACAGAGTTGTTTTAGTGGGAGGGAAACCAGAGCGAGTCATTGAATGTATCAAAGTTATCCTGGAATTGGTGTCAGAG GCAACAATCAAAGGCCGAGCGCAGCCCTACGACCCAAACTTCTACGACGAAACCTACGACTATGGCGGGTTCACCGTGATGTTTGAAGAGCGGGGCAGGCGGCCCATGGCGGGCTTCCCCATACGCGTACGAGGCGGCTTTGAACGCATGCCACCCGTGCGCAGCAGCCGACCCCCGCCTCCCTCCAGACGGGATTATGACGACCTGAGCCCCCGCCGGGGTCCCCCACCGCCGCTGAGCAGAGGTCGTGTGGGCAGCAGAGCCCGGAACCTGCCTCTCCCCCCGCCGCCACCACGAGGAGG GGGCGATCGGTTCTCACACGGGAGCTACCATGATGACAGACCAAG TGACAGAAGAAGCCGAGGAGGTGACCGCTACGACAGCATG AGTGGAGGTGGTTATG GTGGCCGAGGCTCATACAGCGACATTGGAGGTCCTGTCATCACAACGCAGGTCACCATTCCCAAAGAT CTTGCCGGCTCCATCATTGGCAAGGGCGGCCAACGAATCAAGCAGATCCGCCACGAGTCCGGGGCGTCCATCAAGATCGATGAGCCTCTAGAAGGCTCGGAGGACCGCATCATTACCATCATAGGAACGCAAGACCAAATCCAGAATGCTCAATACCTGCTGCAGAACAG TGTGAAGCAGTACTCTGGTCGGTTCTTCTAG
- the hnrpkl gene encoding heterogeneous nuclear ribonucleoprotein K, like isoform X3, protein MEVQLEQPDEDLTFSNTDANGKRPAEDMDEEHAFKRSRNADEMLELRVLLQSKNAGAVIGKGGKNIKALRTDYNASVSVPDSSGPERILSVNANIDTIGEILLKIIPTLEEYQHYSGIDFDCELRLLIHQSLAGGIIGVKGTKIKELRENTQTTIKLFQECCPHSTDRVVLVGGKPERVIECIKVILELVSEATIKGRAQPYDPNFYDETYDYGGFTVMFEERGRRPMAGFPIRVRGGFERMPPVRSSRPPPPSRRDYDDLSPRRGPPPPLSRGRVGSRARNLPLPPPPPRGGGDRFSHGSYHDDRPSDRRSRGGDRYDSMSGGGYDNNSWDHFHSGGRGSYSDIGGPVITTQVTIPKDLAGSIIGKGGQRIKQIRHESGASIKIDEPLEGSEDRIITIIGTQDQIQNAQYLLQNSVKQYSGRFF, encoded by the exons GTAAGCGGCCAGCTGAGGACATGGACGAGGAGCACGCCTTCAAACGCTCTCGCAACGCAGACGAGATGTTGGAACTGCGTGTGCTGCTCCAGAGCAAA AATGCCGGCGCCGTTATCGGAAAGGGCGGCAAGAACATAAAGGCCCTGCGCACCGAC TACAATGCCAGTGTATCAGTCCCAGACAGCAGTGGCCCAGAGCG GATCCTGAGTGTGAACGCCAACATTGACACCATTGGAGAGATTCTACTGAAGATTATACCGACTTTAGAGGAG TACCAGCATTACAGCGGCATCGACTTTGACTGTGAGCTCCGCCTGCTGATCCATCAGAGCTTGGCCGGCGGCATCATCGGCGTGAAAGGTACCAAGATTAAGGAGCTGCGCGAG AATACGCAGACCACCATCAAGCTGTTCCAGGAGTGCTGTCCACACTCAACTGACAGAGTTGTTTTAGTGGGAGGGAAACCAGAGCGAGTCATTGAATGTATCAAAGTTATCCTGGAATTGGTGTCAGAG GCAACAATCAAAGGCCGAGCGCAGCCCTACGACCCAAACTTCTACGACGAAACCTACGACTATGGCGGGTTCACCGTGATGTTTGAAGAGCGGGGCAGGCGGCCCATGGCGGGCTTCCCCATACGCGTACGAGGCGGCTTTGAACGCATGCCACCCGTGCGCAGCAGCCGACCCCCGCCTCCCTCCAGACGGGATTATGACGACCTGAGCCCCCGCCGGGGTCCCCCACCGCCGCTGAGCAGAGGTCGTGTGGGCAGCAGAGCCCGGAACCTGCCTCTCCCCCCGCCGCCACCACGAGGAGG GGGCGATCGGTTCTCACACGGGAGCTACCATGATGACAGACCAAG TGACAGAAGAAGCCGAGGAGGTGACCGCTACGACAGCATG AGTGGAGGTGGTTATG aCAACAATTCCTGGGATCACTTTCATTCTG GTGGCCGAGGCTCATACAGCGACATTGGAGGTCCTGTCATCACAACGCAGGTCACCATTCCCAAAGAT CTTGCCGGCTCCATCATTGGCAAGGGCGGCCAACGAATCAAGCAGATCCGCCACGAGTCCGGGGCGTCCATCAAGATCGATGAGCCTCTAGAAGGCTCGGAGGACCGCATCATTACCATCATAGGAACGCAAGACCAAATCCAGAATGCTCAATACCTGCTGCAGAACAG TGTGAAGCAGTACTCTGGTCGGTTCTTCTAG
- the hnrpkl gene encoding heterogeneous nuclear ribonucleoprotein K, like isoform X1 has protein sequence MEVQLEQPDEDLTFSNTDANGKRPAEDMDEEHAFKRSRNADEMLELRVLLQSKNAGAVIGKGGKNIKALRTDYNASVSVPDSSGPERILSVNANIDTIGEILLKIIPTLEEYQHYSGIDFDCELRLLIHQSLAGGIIGVKGTKIKELRENTQTTIKLFQECCPHSTDRVVLVGGKPERVIECIKVILELVSEATIKGRAQPYDPNFYDETYDYGGFTVMFEERGRRPMAGFPIRVRGGFERMPPVRSSRPPPPSRRDYDDLSPRRGPPPPLSRGRVGSRARNLPLPPPPPRGGGDRFSHGSYHDDRPSDRRSRGGDRYDSMSGGGYGSYKCEEKLNHWKTLNLNSLVVAYFGESITKTTTENNNSWDHFHSGGRGSYSDIGGPVITTQVTIPKDLAGSIIGKGGQRIKQIRHESGASIKIDEPLEGSEDRIITIIGTQDQIQNAQYLLQNSVKQYSGRFF, from the exons GTAAGCGGCCAGCTGAGGACATGGACGAGGAGCACGCCTTCAAACGCTCTCGCAACGCAGACGAGATGTTGGAACTGCGTGTGCTGCTCCAGAGCAAA AATGCCGGCGCCGTTATCGGAAAGGGCGGCAAGAACATAAAGGCCCTGCGCACCGAC TACAATGCCAGTGTATCAGTCCCAGACAGCAGTGGCCCAGAGCG GATCCTGAGTGTGAACGCCAACATTGACACCATTGGAGAGATTCTACTGAAGATTATACCGACTTTAGAGGAG TACCAGCATTACAGCGGCATCGACTTTGACTGTGAGCTCCGCCTGCTGATCCATCAGAGCTTGGCCGGCGGCATCATCGGCGTGAAAGGTACCAAGATTAAGGAGCTGCGCGAG AATACGCAGACCACCATCAAGCTGTTCCAGGAGTGCTGTCCACACTCAACTGACAGAGTTGTTTTAGTGGGAGGGAAACCAGAGCGAGTCATTGAATGTATCAAAGTTATCCTGGAATTGGTGTCAGAG GCAACAATCAAAGGCCGAGCGCAGCCCTACGACCCAAACTTCTACGACGAAACCTACGACTATGGCGGGTTCACCGTGATGTTTGAAGAGCGGGGCAGGCGGCCCATGGCGGGCTTCCCCATACGCGTACGAGGCGGCTTTGAACGCATGCCACCCGTGCGCAGCAGCCGACCCCCGCCTCCCTCCAGACGGGATTATGACGACCTGAGCCCCCGCCGGGGTCCCCCACCGCCGCTGAGCAGAGGTCGTGTGGGCAGCAGAGCCCGGAACCTGCCTCTCCCCCCGCCGCCACCACGAGGAGG GGGCGATCGGTTCTCACACGGGAGCTACCATGATGACAGACCAAG TGACAGAAGAAGCCGAGGAGGTGACCGCTACGACAGCATG AGTGGAGGTGGTTATG GCTCTTACAAGTGTGAAGAGAAATTGAACCACTGGAAAACACTCAACCTTAACTCTCTTGTTGTGGCTTACTTTGGAGAAAGCatcaccaaaacaacaacagaaa aCAACAATTCCTGGGATCACTTTCATTCTG GTGGCCGAGGCTCATACAGCGACATTGGAGGTCCTGTCATCACAACGCAGGTCACCATTCCCAAAGAT CTTGCCGGCTCCATCATTGGCAAGGGCGGCCAACGAATCAAGCAGATCCGCCACGAGTCCGGGGCGTCCATCAAGATCGATGAGCCTCTAGAAGGCTCGGAGGACCGCATCATTACCATCATAGGAACGCAAGACCAAATCCAGAATGCTCAATACCTGCTGCAGAACAG TGTGAAGCAGTACTCTGGTCGGTTCTTCTAG
- the hnrpkl gene encoding heterogeneous nuclear ribonucleoprotein K, like isoform X2, with amino-acid sequence MDEEHAFKRSRNADEMLELRVLLQSKNAGAVIGKGGKNIKALRTDYNASVSVPDSSGPERILSVNANIDTIGEILLKIIPTLEEYQHYSGIDFDCELRLLIHQSLAGGIIGVKGTKIKELRENTQTTIKLFQECCPHSTDRVVLVGGKPERVIECIKVILELVSEATIKGRAQPYDPNFYDETYDYGGFTVMFEERGRRPMAGFPIRVRGGFERMPPVRSSRPPPPSRRDYDDLSPRRGPPPPLSRGRVGSRARNLPLPPPPPRGGGDRFSHGSYHDDRPSDRRSRGGDRYDSMSGGGYGSYKCEEKLNHWKTLNLNSLVVAYFGESITKTTTENNNSWDHFHSGGRGSYSDIGGPVITTQVTIPKDLAGSIIGKGGQRIKQIRHESGASIKIDEPLEGSEDRIITIIGTQDQIQNAQYLLQNSVKQYSGRFF; translated from the exons ATGGACGAGGAGCACGCCTTCAAACGCTCTCGCAACGCAGACGAGATGTTGGAACTGCGTGTGCTGCTCCAGAGCAAA AATGCCGGCGCCGTTATCGGAAAGGGCGGCAAGAACATAAAGGCCCTGCGCACCGAC TACAATGCCAGTGTATCAGTCCCAGACAGCAGTGGCCCAGAGCG GATCCTGAGTGTGAACGCCAACATTGACACCATTGGAGAGATTCTACTGAAGATTATACCGACTTTAGAGGAG TACCAGCATTACAGCGGCATCGACTTTGACTGTGAGCTCCGCCTGCTGATCCATCAGAGCTTGGCCGGCGGCATCATCGGCGTGAAAGGTACCAAGATTAAGGAGCTGCGCGAG AATACGCAGACCACCATCAAGCTGTTCCAGGAGTGCTGTCCACACTCAACTGACAGAGTTGTTTTAGTGGGAGGGAAACCAGAGCGAGTCATTGAATGTATCAAAGTTATCCTGGAATTGGTGTCAGAG GCAACAATCAAAGGCCGAGCGCAGCCCTACGACCCAAACTTCTACGACGAAACCTACGACTATGGCGGGTTCACCGTGATGTTTGAAGAGCGGGGCAGGCGGCCCATGGCGGGCTTCCCCATACGCGTACGAGGCGGCTTTGAACGCATGCCACCCGTGCGCAGCAGCCGACCCCCGCCTCCCTCCAGACGGGATTATGACGACCTGAGCCCCCGCCGGGGTCCCCCACCGCCGCTGAGCAGAGGTCGTGTGGGCAGCAGAGCCCGGAACCTGCCTCTCCCCCCGCCGCCACCACGAGGAGG GGGCGATCGGTTCTCACACGGGAGCTACCATGATGACAGACCAAG TGACAGAAGAAGCCGAGGAGGTGACCGCTACGACAGCATG AGTGGAGGTGGTTATG GCTCTTACAAGTGTGAAGAGAAATTGAACCACTGGAAAACACTCAACCTTAACTCTCTTGTTGTGGCTTACTTTGGAGAAAGCatcaccaaaacaacaacagaaa aCAACAATTCCTGGGATCACTTTCATTCTG GTGGCCGAGGCTCATACAGCGACATTGGAGGTCCTGTCATCACAACGCAGGTCACCATTCCCAAAGAT CTTGCCGGCTCCATCATTGGCAAGGGCGGCCAACGAATCAAGCAGATCCGCCACGAGTCCGGGGCGTCCATCAAGATCGATGAGCCTCTAGAAGGCTCGGAGGACCGCATCATTACCATCATAGGAACGCAAGACCAAATCCAGAATGCTCAATACCTGCTGCAGAACAG TGTGAAGCAGTACTCTGGTCGGTTCTTCTAG
- the hnrpkl gene encoding heterogeneous nuclear ribonucleoprotein K, like isoform X5: MEVQLEQPDEDLTFSNTDANGKRPAEDMDEEHAFKRSRNADEMLELRVLLQSKNAGAVIGKGGKNIKALRTDYNASVSVPDSSGPERILSVNANIDTIGEILLKIIPTLEEYQHYSGIDFDCELRLLIHQSLAGGIIGVKGTKIKELRENTQTTIKLFQECCPHSTDRVVLVGGKPERVIECIKVILELVSEATIKGRAQPYDPNFYDETYDYGGFTVMFEERGRRPMAGFPIRVRGGFERMPPVRSSRPPPPSRRDYDDLSPRRGPPPPLSRGRVGSRARNLPLPPPPPRGGGDRFSHGSYHDDRPSDRRSRGGDRYDSMSGGGYGSYKCEEKLNHWKTLNLNSLVVAYFGESITKTTTENNNSWDHFHSGGRGSYSDIGGPVITTQVTIPKDLTSMK; this comes from the exons GTAAGCGGCCAGCTGAGGACATGGACGAGGAGCACGCCTTCAAACGCTCTCGCAACGCAGACGAGATGTTGGAACTGCGTGTGCTGCTCCAGAGCAAA AATGCCGGCGCCGTTATCGGAAAGGGCGGCAAGAACATAAAGGCCCTGCGCACCGAC TACAATGCCAGTGTATCAGTCCCAGACAGCAGTGGCCCAGAGCG GATCCTGAGTGTGAACGCCAACATTGACACCATTGGAGAGATTCTACTGAAGATTATACCGACTTTAGAGGAG TACCAGCATTACAGCGGCATCGACTTTGACTGTGAGCTCCGCCTGCTGATCCATCAGAGCTTGGCCGGCGGCATCATCGGCGTGAAAGGTACCAAGATTAAGGAGCTGCGCGAG AATACGCAGACCACCATCAAGCTGTTCCAGGAGTGCTGTCCACACTCAACTGACAGAGTTGTTTTAGTGGGAGGGAAACCAGAGCGAGTCATTGAATGTATCAAAGTTATCCTGGAATTGGTGTCAGAG GCAACAATCAAAGGCCGAGCGCAGCCCTACGACCCAAACTTCTACGACGAAACCTACGACTATGGCGGGTTCACCGTGATGTTTGAAGAGCGGGGCAGGCGGCCCATGGCGGGCTTCCCCATACGCGTACGAGGCGGCTTTGAACGCATGCCACCCGTGCGCAGCAGCCGACCCCCGCCTCCCTCCAGACGGGATTATGACGACCTGAGCCCCCGCCGGGGTCCCCCACCGCCGCTGAGCAGAGGTCGTGTGGGCAGCAGAGCCCGGAACCTGCCTCTCCCCCCGCCGCCACCACGAGGAGG GGGCGATCGGTTCTCACACGGGAGCTACCATGATGACAGACCAAG TGACAGAAGAAGCCGAGGAGGTGACCGCTACGACAGCATG AGTGGAGGTGGTTATG GCTCTTACAAGTGTGAAGAGAAATTGAACCACTGGAAAACACTCAACCTTAACTCTCTTGTTGTGGCTTACTTTGGAGAAAGCatcaccaaaacaacaacagaaa aCAACAATTCCTGGGATCACTTTCATTCTG GTGGCCGAGGCTCATACAGCGACATTGGAGGTCCTGTCATCACAACGCAGGTCACCATTCCCAAAGAT ctgacCTCCATGAAGTGA
- the LOC129170174 gene encoding guanine nucleotide-binding protein G(q) subunit alpha-like — protein sequence MTLMAARACCLSPEAKEARRINDEIERQLRRDKRDSRREYKLLLLGTGESGKSTFIKQMRIIHGRGYSDEDKRAYTRLVYQNIFTAMQAMIQAMKMLRIPYKYEHNKANCSIVSEVNVETVTTFTKPYVDAIKSLWADPGIQECYNRKREYQLSDSAKYYLNDLDRIADTAYLPSQQDVLRVRVPTTGIIEYPFDLENTVFRMVDVGGQRSERRKWIHCFEKVTSIMFLVALSEYDQVLVESAHENRMEESMALFRTIITYKWFEESSIILFLNKIDLLEEKIMHSHLVDYFPEYNGPQRDVKAGQEFILNMFVNLHPNRKKLIYYHFTCATDTDNIRFVFRAVKDHILQGNLEDYNLV from the exons ATGACCCTGATGGCGGCGCGGGCTTGTTGCCTCAGCCCAGAGGCCAAAGAGGCTCGCAGGATCAACGACGAGATCGAGAGGCAGCTACGCCGCGACAAGAGGGACTCTCGACGGGAATACAAGCTGCTCTTGCTGg GGACGGGCGAGAGTGGGAAAAGCACCTTCATCAAGCAGATGAGGATCATCCATGGCCGTGGATACTCGGACGAGGACAAGAGGGCGTACACGAGGCTGGTCTACCAGAACATCTTCACCGCCATGCAGGCCATGATCCAGGCCATGAAGATGCTGCGGATCCCCTACAAGTATGAACACAACAAG GCCAACTGCAGTATTGTCAGCGAGGTTAATGTGGAGACAGTGACAACATTTACAAAACCATATGTGGACGCCATCAAGAGCCTGTGGGCCGATCCGGGGATTCAGGAATGTTACAATCGGAAGAGGGAATACCAGCTCTCGGACTCTGCCAAATA CTATCTGAATGACTTGGATCGGATCGCCGACACTGCGTATTTGCCCTCTCAGCAGGACGTGCTAAGGGTCAGGGTGCCCACCACGGGTATCATCGAGTACCCCTTTGACCTGGAGAACACGGTGTTCAG GATGGTGGATGTGGGTGGGCAGCGCTCTGAGAGGAGGAAGTGGATTCACTGCTTTGAAAAGGTGACCTCCATCATGTTTCTGGTGGCGCTCAGCGAGTACGACCAAGTCCTTGTGGAGTCCGCCCATGAG AACCGGATGGAGGAGAGCATGGCCTTGTTCCGGACTATCATCACCTACAAGTGGTTTGAAGAGTCCTCAATCATCTTGTTCCTGAACAAGATCGATTTGCTGGAAGAGAAAATCATGCATTCGCATTTGGTCGACTACTTTCCTGAATACAACG GTCCCCAGCGGGACGTCAAAGCGGGCCAGGAGTTCATCTTGAACATGTTTGTCAACCTCCATCCTAACCGCAAAAAGCTCATCTACTACCACTTCACCTGCGCCACCGACACGGACAACATTCGCTTTGTCTTCCGCGCGGTCAAAGACCACATCCTGCAGGGCAACCTCGAAGACTACAACCTGGTTTAA